Within the Echinicola sp. 20G genome, the region GAGTTGGAATAAGTGAATGTTTTCTTTCTTTATTGATAAAGTATATAAAAGAGATATAGTTGTAACTAAAGTTTGTTTGAAAAAGATAGTTTAATGTTTTTGGTTAGATTTGTGGATTACTTTTTGGTAGAAAATTAGGACTTATAATTATTTCGCCGTTTGTATGAAGAGTGAATTATTTTTTCACGGAAAATACACTTTTATAGAGAAAAATGACTTTAACCGTAATTGGCTGGTTGTCAGATGGTAAAGTTTTTGTGGTGTGAGGGTTGATTTATTTTCAGAAACTCTAGTTGTAAAAAGTAGTTTTTTTGACATTTTATTTCGTAAAGTTGTTTTTCGCATAATTAGAGGAAAGAAATATTCTGAAATTTAAAAATGAAAATTATTGGTATAGTTATTGAAATGCTTTTAACTAGGTTTTATAACTAATAAGTTATATACAAAAGTAAATGTAAAAGTTGCTTTTTTTTCTTGGTTTTAAACAATTTGAAGCTTCATGTATATTAAAAAATTCCAATTGTAACCGTTTAAAAAAAATATCTTTTCTACATTTGCCAACGTTTTTACCTTCAAAAGTTGGGTTGAATCCATTTAGTTAAAATGTTAGAGATATTGAATAAAGGTTTTAAGAAGGCAGTTCTGGGTATTGTTTTTTTGAGCTGTACGACTACGACAGTTCTTGCCCAAGCAAGAGAAGTGAGGATCACGGAAGAGGAGCTGGAAGAGCATGTTGCTTTTTTAACGTCGCCCAAAAATAAAGGGAGGTATCCAGGCTCAAGAGGAAACAAGCGCGTGGTCAAATATATAGAAAACAGTTTTGAGGAAGTTGGTGTAAAGTCTTTTGATGGAGAATATCTTCAGGAGTTTAAGGCAGAGCTTAGGGTAGCAAAGGGTGAAAACCCAAGAAATCCAGTTAAAACTTGGAATGTGGTTGGCTACATAGAAGGAAACGATCCCTACTTAAAAGATGAATATGTGGTGTTGGGTGCGCATTATGACCACTTAGGTTTAGGTGGCCCCTCTTCAAAAAAGCCTGGAGTTAAAGAAATCCATCCTGGAGCAGATGACAATGCCAGTGGTACTTCAGCATTATTGGAGATTGCTGAAAAGCTTGCGGGCAATAGGTTTATGCTTCGTAGAAGTGTGATTTTGGTAGCTTTTGGTGCAGAGGAACAAGGTCTGCTAGGATCGAAGTATTTTGTAGATAACCTGCCAGTGAAAAAGGAAAACATCAAGCTCATGATCAACATGGATATGGTGGGGCGCCTGAATCAAGAGGGACAAGTGTATATGGGGGGTGCAGGGACTTTTCCAGATGGTGTAGCGTTGATGAAAAAACTTGGAAGTGAGTTAGGCTTAAATCCAGTTGTCCATGCTGGAGAAGTAGGTGGCTCTGATCACGTGTCTTTTTATAGAGCAGGAATTTCGGTGATCGGAATGCATACCGGAGGTCATCCTCAATATCATAGGCCAGAAGATACTATCGATTTTATTAATTTCCCTGGAGAAAGAAAGGTAGCAGAATATGTTTACAGAACCATCATAAAAATCGGAGGAGAAGATTATGAAATGGAATTTATCAATCAAGATTGATTTGATTCCGATATAATTTTTTTAGTAAAATGAAGCCATAAGTTTCCCTACAAGTTTTTTAGTCAGTTGGCTTTTTTTGACATACTTAGATGATTTAGTCTAGTGATATATTTATAAATAGTTAAAATAGTTCACTAGCCAAACTTAGCTCATTGCAAAAGTTTAAGGCCAACCAATGCGGTACAGTTTTTTAAAATACAATATTTAATTTAAGCCATTGGCAGAAGTATTTTAAGAAATAATAGATATGACATTGATCCAAACTTTGCGATGGTATGGGCCCAGTGACCCAGTAAGTCTAAAAGATATAAAACAAGCAGGCGCAAGTGGAGTCGTTTCTGCCTTGCATCAAGTACCACATGGAAATGAATGGCCAGTTTCCCAAATCATAGAACGAAAGCATGCTATTGAGAAAGAGGGATTGAAGTGGTCAGTGGTGGAAAGCGTGCCCGTGCATGAGGCGATTAAGACAAAAAATAAGGACTGTGAGTTTTATTTAAATAATTACAAGAAAACCTTAAGAAACCTTTCTATTTGCGGTCTAAAGACTATTTGCTACAATTTTATGCCAGTTTTGGATTGGACAAGAACTGAATTGGCTTGGCCTTTGGGAAATGGAGCTAAGGCGCTATATCTGGACTGGGTAGATTTGGCTGTGTTTGATATGAAGGTTTTGAAAAGGTCTGGAGCATCATCTTTTTATCAATCAGCAGTGCTTGAGCAAGTGGAGGAAAGGTATGTCAAGATGTCTTCTGAACGACTTGCCGAACTTACAGAAATTATACTGATGGGAGTGCCAACAGAAGGGGGAGTTACATTGAATCAGCTTCGAGAAAGTATTGATATTTACAAATCGATAGGAAAAGAGGGGTTACAGGAAAATTTACGTCATTTTTTATCCAGTATTATGGAGGTATGTGAAGAAGAAAATATCCAAATGACCATTCATCCTGATGACCCACCATTTCCGATTTTGGGTTTGCCTAGGATTGCTTCAAGCAAGGAGGATCTGGAATACATTCTTCAAGCAGTAGACGAGCCCTTCAATGGAATATGTTTTTGTACTGGATCGCTTGGAGCTGGAAGCCATAATGACCTGCCTGAAATTCTGAATGCTGTTGGTAGTAGGGTCTATTTTGCACACCTCAGAAATGTTAAGAAGGACAATTTTGGCAACTTTTATGAATCTGATCATTTAGATGGTGATGTGGACATGTATGAGATCATGCGAAAACTCGTGGAGTTAAATGCAAATAGAGATCAGCCCATTACTTTTAGGCCAGATCATGGTCACCAAATGTTGGACGATTTAAATAAAATAAGTAATCCAGGATACTCTGCTATAGGAAGATTGAAGGGCCTGGCTGAGCTCAGGGGGCTAGAAATGGGGATAACAAGAGGGATACAAAAATGAAGTTTGATCAGTTATAAGTGATTTCATTGATGACGAATCTGTAGGACTTTTGTTTGCCCTGTCCAATGAAGTGGTTGGGAATTTAAAATGAAATTACCTTTAATTTCGGATTTTTATGTTATTCCTTTTCAAATATTAAAGTAAAATGATAATGAATATTACCTGACAAAAATAACCTTTCATGAACAAAAAAAAATATAAATACTTTCTGATTTCCTACCTTTTTTTAATTCATTCTCAACTTTTTGCCATACAAGTTTCTCCATATGAAGAAAGGGACTATTTTCCCTTGGTGTCAGATAGGGTTGCGGCGTTATTAGTGGAGGAAGAGGTAGAAGCAAGCGTTTTAAATTCCGTTAGAAATTTTCAAAAAGACGTAAAGGCGGTGACAGGAAAAGTTCCTGTTATTGTTCAGGGAGAGACTTTTAAGGTCAATTCCCCCGTGGTTCTTGTGGGGACTCTTGGAAAAAGCCCAACAATAGAAAAGTTAATAAAGTCAGGAAAATTGAATGTAGATGGAATTGATGGTAAATGGGAGGTTTTTCAGAAACAAGTGGTTAAAAAGCCATTTGCTGGAGTAGATGAGGCATTGGTTATTGTAGGGAGTGACCCTAGAGGTACCATCTTCGGAGTGTATGACCTTTCAGAAAAAATCGGCGTTGCCCCGTGGTATTGGTGGGCAGATGTACCTGTGAAACATCATGACGAGTTATATGTAGATAATCAATTGTTTACTAGTGCTGAGCCATCTGTAAAGTTTAGGGGGATATTTTTGAATGATGAGGACTGGGGACTTCAGCCTTGGGCGGCCAAGACTTTTGAACCTCAGACGGGAGATATCGGTCCTAAGACCTATGCCATGATTTTTGAATTACTGTTAAGGTTAAAAGCTAACTTTATTTGGCCTGCCATGCACCCAAGCACAAAAGCCTTCTTTAGCTACCCGGGCAATGCTCAAATGGCGAGAGATTATGGTATTGTGATAGGAACATCACACGCGGAGCCCATGTTAAGGAATAATGTAGATGAATGGAATCACGATGAGCATGGGGACTTTAATTACTTCACCAATCGAAATACGGTCTACAATTATTGGGATGAGCGAGTAAAAGAAAGTAAAGGCCTGGAAGCCATTTATACGGTGGGAATGAGAGGAGTGCATGATAGTGGCATGGAAGGTGCAAAAAGTACTGAGGAGGCTGTGAAAAACCTTGGGAAAGTCATTGCAGACCAACGTAAAATGCTCTCTAATCACATAGCAAAAGATGTCGTAAAAGTGCCACAAGCATTTACGGCATATAAGGAAGTGTTAGGGATTTATGATGCAGGCTTGGATTTGCCCGAGGATATTACTTTGGTTTGGCCGGATGATAACTACGGTTACATTCGAAGGCTCAGTGACTTTGAGGAGAGAAAAAGAGAAGGTGGTGCTGGAGTATATTATCATGCTTCATATTGGGGCCGCCCACATGATTACCTTTGGTTGAGTTCAACCCACCCTGCTTTGATCCGAGAGGAAATGATGAAAGCTTATGAACTGAATGCGAGGGATATTTGGGTAATGAATGTTGGAGATATTAAACCTTTAGAATATAATATCCAGTTATTTTTGGACATGGCATATAATGTGACTCCTTTCCAAACGGCCAGCTATGCGATGGGTCATATGGAGCAGTGGTATGCAAATATTTTCGAGGAACAGGGGACGGTAATTGGGGGAATGATGAAGGATTATTATCAATTGTCATTTGAGAGACGGCCAGAGTTCATGGGGTGGAGCCAAACTGAACCAACTACCTCTGTGCGGGAAATTGATTACAGCCCATTTCAGGGAGGGGATGAGATAGATTTGAGATTGAAATCCTTTCAAGCATTGGAAGATAAGTTAGTCAGTTTGAAGGAAGAAATAGATGAAGTATATTTTCCTGCCTTTTATCAGTTGGTCTATTATCCTGTGAAAGGTGCCTCGCTGATCAATAAGAAATTTTTGTTTCGACAAAAAGCAATTAAGTACCATGAAGAAGGTCGCTTGTCAGCCGTTACTTATAAAGAAAAAAGTCATCTAGCTTATAGAGCCATTAAGCAAGAAACAGAATTTTATAATAACCAATTACTTGCTGGAAAATGGAAATACATGATGGATGATGCGCCTAGGAGATTACCAGTATATCAAGATACAGAAATATCATTTGAGAGTCAGCCAAGTTCTAACAGTCCAGTAGGTATAAGTATTGAGCAAACAACAGGATTGACTGATACCTTGCCCGTTTTTAATTCGATGACAAAAAGAAAACATTTTTTTGATGTTTTCCTGAAAGCTGAAGAGGTGGTGTCTTGGGCAGTGGTTTCAAAGCCTGATTATATTATTTTAGACCATTCAAGCGGAACATTATCTCCTGGACAAATCAAAGAGGAAAGGGTCTGGGTAAGTGTGAATTGGGAAAAGTTCCCAAATACTACTTTAAAACAGCAAGGAGAAATAGTTGTTCAAGCCAAGGAACAAACTTTTTCAATACCAGTAGTGATCGATGAGCCAAAATTGCCAAACGGTGTTCGCTTTGTTGCTGATAATGGACAAGTCGTGATTTATGCAGAAAATTATGACCATCAATTTTCAAATAACAAACAAAAATGGCAAACAGTAGAAGGTCTTGGACATAGTGGCGCTGTGATGGCTTCAATGGATCTGAAGCAAAGTAGTGTGACTGATAAAATTGAAGCCCAATCGTCTATGACATACGCTTTTTATGTAGCAGAGGATTTTGATAATGCTTATGTTACATTTCAAGCATTACCTACCCACCCCGTGACCAGTGAAAATGGTTTAAGGCTAGGGTATTCGGTTAATGGAGAGACTGCCAAGACTGTGGATTTTGAAACCCAAGGCAGAAGTGAGGAGTGGAAACAGAATGTCCTCCGAAATAAGGCCATCAAAACGGTAGGGGGAATTTCACTTCATAAAGGTGTGAATACCTTGACCATTTATTGGGTTGATCCTGGTGTTTTGTTGGATGTTCTTATGGTGGATCTTATTGAACCGACGACCCCTTACCTTCTTCCGAGAGAAACAAAGAAAGCGGAATAGTTTTAGTTAGGCCATGGCTTTGCAGCATTAATTTACAAGTGTCAATAGGGTCGTTTTAACGGATTTGAAAAATTAGGTATTTACTGTTTTAAGAACTTCACCAAAGGTGTGCTCATAAAACAGTGTGTGGATGTAGGGATTCAATAAAATCTATTTATGAAAATCAATCATAAATATTTTCATCTTTACATTCCTTTGGCGATGACGATATTTTCCAAAAAAAACAATAACTTATCCGCCAATTTGAAATCAATAAGAACCATTAAACCTGATTAGAAAAAATGACCTTTAACACTTTAGACCTCGTTGTCTTCGTGGCCTACTGTCTTTTGATCATCACTTTGGGGATCGTCGTATCCCGTGAGAAAAAAGGCCATGTCAAAGATTCCAAAGATTATTTTCTTGCAAGTAAAGCTTTGCCCTGGTGGGCAGTAGGAGCTTCTTTGATTGCTTCCAATATTTCAGCAGAGCAGTTTATCGGAATGTCCGGGTCAGGTTTTGCCCTTGGACTTGCGATATCTACCTACGAATGGATGGCAGCAGCTACACTTTTAGTCGTAGCCATATTTTTTCTTCCGATTTATCTTAAGGAAGGCATTTATACAATGCCGCAGTTCTTGAACAGAAGATATGATGGGAGAGTAAGGACCGTAATGGCTGTGTTTTGGTTGCTCATTTATGTGTTTGTCAATCTTACCTCTGTATTGTATCTGGGTGCATTGAGTTTAGAGACCATTATGGGCGTGCCACTTCAGTATGGGATCTTTGGTTTGGCGATGTTTGCTATGGTTTATTCCATTTATGGAGGACTAAAAGCAGTGGCGTGGACAGATGTAGTCCAAGTAGTGTTCTTGGTAGCTGGAGGTTTGGCAACTACCTATTTGGCGCTTTCCATTGTTGGAGATGGCGATGTATGGGCTGGGCTGGGCCAGTTAAGACAAGCGGCTCCTTCCCATTTTTCTATGATTATCGAAAAAGGTGAAATGATGATTCCTGATGGTACTGGTGGTGTAAAAGACGCCTATTTGGATTTGCCCGGAATCAGTGTTTTGATTGGTGGAATGTGGATCATCAACCTAAACTATTGGGGATGTAACCAATATATTACGCAGCGAGCGCTAGCAGCTAAGAGCTTAAATGAAGCCCAGACAGGGATGATTTTTGCCGGTTTCTTAAAACTTTTGATGCCTTTGATTGTGGTAATTCCGGGTATTGCTGCTTATGTGATTATCCAGCAAGGTGCAGATCCTTCTTTTGTAGATTCCATGACTGATACGGTTACCGGTTTGCCAAAATCCGATAGAGCCTATCCAACTTTATTGCAGTTGTTGCCTCCGGGTTTGAAAGGTTTGGCCTTTGCGGCGTTGACTGCGGCCATTGTATCTTCCTTAGCATCCATGGCCAACAGTACTTCTACGATCTTTACCATTGATATCTATAGAGAGTTTATCAATAAGAATGTTTCAGAATCCAAGCAAGTGACCATCGGACGAATCACGGCTGTAGTGGCCTTTGTGGTAGCAGCAATTGTGGCACCACAATTAAGACAGCTGGATCAGGCTTTCCAATATATCCAAGAGTACACCGGGTTTGTGTCTCCAGGTGTATTTGCCATCTTCATCTTTGGGTTCTTCTGGAAAAAGACCACTTCCAATGCCGCTTTGACCGCGGCAGTGTTGACCATTCCATTGTCAGCAGCCTTTAAGTTTATTACTCCGAACCTGCCATTTATCGATCGAATGGGCGTGGTATTCCTGGTACTATCTGTTTTGATCATCATCATCAGCTTGGTGGAAGGAAAAGGAAGTGATAGCCAAAAAGCCATCAAAGTGGACAAAGAGCTTTTTGCCACCAGTACGAGTTTCAAAATTGGAGCAGTGCTGATCTGTGGTATTTTAGCAGCACTCTATACCGTTTTCTGGTAAATCAACTAAAAAGTGAAATAAAACAAAAAAGCAGCCCAATTGGGTTGCTTTTTTGTTGATTGTCAGGGTTCTACAGAGATTTTTTTTGCTAATGCCTTCTACGGAGGATTTTAAAAAACAAATAGGAATACTTTATTCCCGATAAATTTCCGCCCTATAGGCTGAAGGGGTTACGTTTTTTATTTCTTTAAACTGACGGTTAAAGTTGGTGATGTTTCTGTAGCCACATTCATGGAAAATCTGTGAAACAAAAAGGTTCTTGTCCTTAAGCAATTTGCAAGCATGGGCAATACGGATTTCTTTAAGGAACTTGGAATAAGATTTTTTGGTGTTCAGCTTGAAGAAGCGGCGAAAATTGGAAGTGCTCATTTTTGCCATATTGGCCACCTCCTCGACCTTGATATTTTCTTTGAAATGCGTAAATGTATACTCCATGATTTCATCGATAATACCTTTGGCATCGAAAGTATTAATGTGTTCGTTGGTCAGTATTTGATTTTCAGTTCGGGTGCTAATGGTGTCCAAAACCTGCAGTAATATTCCCATATGTTCAAAGCCTTCAGCACTAACCAGCTGCTCTACCTTAGGGATAAGGCCATCTTGGTTTTTGTAATTAATACTGAAACCTTGGTTTTGCTTGATAAACTTAAGGATTTGACTGAGTTCGGGCATTTTTAAAAAAGTACTTCCGAAAATTTCTTGGTCAAACTGAATGACCACCACTTTACAAAAAAGCTCCTCATTGGCTTTTCGAAACCAGTGGGGAACATTGGAGCCAATGTAGAATAGATCACCTTTTGCAAACTCCCCCACATAGTCACCAATAATGGCCGTGCCGAAGCCTTCCTTGATCAGAAGGATTTCGTTTTCCACATGCCTGTGCCAAGGTGTTTCGAACAAAGGAGTGCTCAAAGTGATCGATACAAAAGATTTAAATTCTTGACGCGGAAGTTTCTGGACTATAGGTTTCATTACATCTTGAGGCTGCTTATCTCCGATTGATGGCAATTTACTAAAAATGATACTCTTTGCTTATATTATTTGATCAAAGAGTATTATGATTTAATCGAATAGTGTAAGAAGGTTCTTTTTTTTTGGTCGAAATTTGTTAAAAGTGATGATTTGAATTTGCTTTAAAAGTATTGTTAAGAACAAAGCCCAAAATAATTCATGCGACAATTATTGATCGGATATGATATCGGAAGTTCATCCGTAAAAACTACTTTGTTGGATGCCGATTCCGGAAAAGTGGTGGCTTCAGAAGGCCAACCCAAAATAGAAATGCCCATTGATTCTCCTCAAAAAGATTGGGCAGAACAAGATCCCTTGATGTGGTGGAAATACGTGGTGGAAACCACTCAGGGCGTCCTTGCCAAAGGAGCAGTAAAAAATGGTGAAGTCAAGGGGATTGGCATCTCCTATCAAATGCACGGCTTGGTCCTGGTGGACAAGGATCAAGAAGTTATCAGGCCTTCCATTATTTGGTGTGACAGTAGGGCTGTTTCCTTTGGGAATAGCGCTTTTGATGCGTTGGGGCCTGACTTTTGCCTGAGTAATCTATTGAATTCTCCTGGAAACTTTACCGCGTCAAAACTAAAGTGGGTAAAGGAAAATGAACCAGAGAACTATGCTAAAATACACAAGGTTATGTTGCCGGGTGATTTTATTGCCATGAAGCTTACCGGGGAGATCTTTACGAGCGAGTCTGGCCTTTCCGAAGGGATTTTTTGGGATTTTAAGAAAGGTGGGGTGAGTGATGAATTATTGGCACATTATGGTATAGACCATGATCTTTTGGCGGAGGCTGTTCCTTCTTTCGCAGAAGCAGGAAATGTTATTGAACAGGCATCCCAACTGACCGGTTTGGAAATCGGTATTCCTGTCACCTATCGGGCCGGTGATCAGCCTAATAATGCTTTTTCTCTTAACGTTTTGGAAGCTGGAGAACTGGCCACCACAGCGGGGACTTCAGGAACAGTTTATGGAGTAAGTAATAAACCTGTTTTTGACCCTCAATCCAGGGTAAACACATTTTTACATGTCAATCACCATAAGGAAAATCCTCATTTGGGAGTTTTGCTGTGTGTTAATGGTACGGGGATTCTGAACAGCTGGCTTAAGAAACTGTTGGGAGGTGAAGAGATTTCTTATGATAAGATGAATGATTTGGCATCCCAAGTTCCGGTAGGAGCAGAGGGTTTAAGTTTTATCCCTTTTGGAAATGGTGTTGAAAGAATTATGGAAAATCAGATGGTTGGAGCTCATATGAGTGGGCTGAACTTGTTGAAACATGATAGGCGCCATGTGCTAAGAGCAGGGCAGGAGGGGATTGTGAGTGCTCTTACTTTTGGATTTGATATTATGAAGAATATGGGACTTACTCTAAATACGGTTAAGGCTGGCCGTGCCAATATGTTCCTGAGTCCAATGTTTAGGGAGGCTTTTGTCAATATGAATGAGGTCAGTCTGGAGTTTTATGATACCGATGGATCACAAGGGGCCGCGCGGGGAGCAGGGGTAGCTGCAGGGATTTTTGCTTCACCAAAAGATGCTTTTGTAGGTTTGGAGAAAGTAGCTTCATTCGATCCAACCCCAAATCTTGTAAAGGCTTACAAAGAAGTCTATGAAAGGTGGAATGAAAATTTAAAGAAAGTTCGTTGAGGGTGTTGCCACAAATGGTCGAGCGGAGATTA harbors:
- a CDS encoding M28 family metallopeptidase, whose amino-acid sequence is MLEILNKGFKKAVLGIVFLSCTTTTVLAQAREVRITEEELEEHVAFLTSPKNKGRYPGSRGNKRVVKYIENSFEEVGVKSFDGEYLQEFKAELRVAKGENPRNPVKTWNVVGYIEGNDPYLKDEYVVLGAHYDHLGLGGPSSKKPGVKEIHPGADDNASGTSALLEIAEKLAGNRFMLRRSVILVAFGAEEQGLLGSKYFVDNLPVKKENIKLMINMDMVGRLNQEGQVYMGGAGTFPDGVALMKKLGSELGLNPVVHAGEVGGSDHVSFYRAGISVIGMHTGGHPQYHRPEDTIDFINFPGERKVAEYVYRTIIKIGGEDYEMEFINQD
- the uxuA gene encoding mannonate dehydratase, whose amino-acid sequence is MTLIQTLRWYGPSDPVSLKDIKQAGASGVVSALHQVPHGNEWPVSQIIERKHAIEKEGLKWSVVESVPVHEAIKTKNKDCEFYLNNYKKTLRNLSICGLKTICYNFMPVLDWTRTELAWPLGNGAKALYLDWVDLAVFDMKVLKRSGASSFYQSAVLEQVEERYVKMSSERLAELTEIILMGVPTEGGVTLNQLRESIDIYKSIGKEGLQENLRHFLSSIMEVCEEENIQMTIHPDDPPFPILGLPRIASSKEDLEYILQAVDEPFNGICFCTGSLGAGSHNDLPEILNAVGSRVYFAHLRNVKKDNFGNFYESDHLDGDVDMYEIMRKLVELNANRDQPITFRPDHGHQMLDDLNKISNPGYSAIGRLKGLAELRGLEMGITRGIQK
- a CDS encoding glycosyl hydrolase 115 family protein; protein product: MNKKKYKYFLISYLFLIHSQLFAIQVSPYEERDYFPLVSDRVAALLVEEEVEASVLNSVRNFQKDVKAVTGKVPVIVQGETFKVNSPVVLVGTLGKSPTIEKLIKSGKLNVDGIDGKWEVFQKQVVKKPFAGVDEALVIVGSDPRGTIFGVYDLSEKIGVAPWYWWADVPVKHHDELYVDNQLFTSAEPSVKFRGIFLNDEDWGLQPWAAKTFEPQTGDIGPKTYAMIFELLLRLKANFIWPAMHPSTKAFFSYPGNAQMARDYGIVIGTSHAEPMLRNNVDEWNHDEHGDFNYFTNRNTVYNYWDERVKESKGLEAIYTVGMRGVHDSGMEGAKSTEEAVKNLGKVIADQRKMLSNHIAKDVVKVPQAFTAYKEVLGIYDAGLDLPEDITLVWPDDNYGYIRRLSDFEERKREGGAGVYYHASYWGRPHDYLWLSSTHPALIREEMMKAYELNARDIWVMNVGDIKPLEYNIQLFLDMAYNVTPFQTASYAMGHMEQWYANIFEEQGTVIGGMMKDYYQLSFERRPEFMGWSQTEPTTSVREIDYSPFQGGDEIDLRLKSFQALEDKLVSLKEEIDEVYFPAFYQLVYYPVKGASLINKKFLFRQKAIKYHEEGRLSAVTYKEKSHLAYRAIKQETEFYNNQLLAGKWKYMMDDAPRRLPVYQDTEISFESQPSSNSPVGISIEQTTGLTDTLPVFNSMTKRKHFFDVFLKAEEVVSWAVVSKPDYIILDHSSGTLSPGQIKEERVWVSVNWEKFPNTTLKQQGEIVVQAKEQTFSIPVVIDEPKLPNGVRFVADNGQVVIYAENYDHQFSNNKQKWQTVEGLGHSGAVMASMDLKQSSVTDKIEAQSSMTYAFYVAEDFDNAYVTFQALPTHPVTSENGLRLGYSVNGETAKTVDFETQGRSEEWKQNVLRNKAIKTVGGISLHKGVNTLTIYWVDPGVLLDVLMVDLIEPTTPYLLPRETKKAE
- a CDS encoding sodium/sugar symporter codes for the protein MTFNTLDLVVFVAYCLLIITLGIVVSREKKGHVKDSKDYFLASKALPWWAVGASLIASNISAEQFIGMSGSGFALGLAISTYEWMAAATLLVVAIFFLPIYLKEGIYTMPQFLNRRYDGRVRTVMAVFWLLIYVFVNLTSVLYLGALSLETIMGVPLQYGIFGLAMFAMVYSIYGGLKAVAWTDVVQVVFLVAGGLATTYLALSIVGDGDVWAGLGQLRQAAPSHFSMIIEKGEMMIPDGTGGVKDAYLDLPGISVLIGGMWIINLNYWGCNQYITQRALAAKSLNEAQTGMIFAGFLKLLMPLIVVIPGIAAYVIIQQGADPSFVDSMTDTVTGLPKSDRAYPTLLQLLPPGLKGLAFAALTAAIVSSLASMANSTSTIFTIDIYREFINKNVSESKQVTIGRITAVVAFVVAAIVAPQLRQLDQAFQYIQEYTGFVSPGVFAIFIFGFFWKKTTSNAALTAAVLTIPLSAAFKFITPNLPFIDRMGVVFLVLSVLIIIISLVEGKGSDSQKAIKVDKELFATSTSFKIGAVLICGILAALYTVFW
- a CDS encoding AraC family transcriptional regulator — its product is MKPIVQKLPRQEFKSFVSITLSTPLFETPWHRHVENEILLIKEGFGTAIIGDYVGEFAKGDLFYIGSNVPHWFRKANEELFCKVVVIQFDQEIFGSTFLKMPELSQILKFIKQNQGFSINYKNQDGLIPKVEQLVSAEGFEHMGILLQVLDTISTRTENQILTNEHINTFDAKGIIDEIMEYTFTHFKENIKVEEVANMAKMSTSNFRRFFKLNTKKSYSKFLKEIRIAHACKLLKDKNLFVSQIFHECGYRNITNFNRQFKEIKNVTPSAYRAEIYRE
- a CDS encoding xylulokinase, which gives rise to MRQLLIGYDIGSSSVKTTLLDADSGKVVASEGQPKIEMPIDSPQKDWAEQDPLMWWKYVVETTQGVLAKGAVKNGEVKGIGISYQMHGLVLVDKDQEVIRPSIIWCDSRAVSFGNSAFDALGPDFCLSNLLNSPGNFTASKLKWVKENEPENYAKIHKVMLPGDFIAMKLTGEIFTSESGLSEGIFWDFKKGGVSDELLAHYGIDHDLLAEAVPSFAEAGNVIEQASQLTGLEIGIPVTYRAGDQPNNAFSLNVLEAGELATTAGTSGTVYGVSNKPVFDPQSRVNTFLHVNHHKENPHLGVLLCVNGTGILNSWLKKLLGGEEISYDKMNDLASQVPVGAEGLSFIPFGNGVERIMENQMVGAHMSGLNLLKHDRRHVLRAGQEGIVSALTFGFDIMKNMGLTLNTVKAGRANMFLSPMFREAFVNMNEVSLEFYDTDGSQGAARGAGVAAGIFASPKDAFVGLEKVASFDPTPNLVKAYKEVYERWNENLKKVR